A genomic segment from Diospyros lotus cultivar Yz01 chromosome 5, ASM1463336v1, whole genome shotgun sequence encodes:
- the LOC127802431 gene encoding protein RESTRICTED TEV MOVEMENT 2 produces MASRLWDTRTRDAGEEGFKPIREWKQEEQFLFLVVYLPGFTREQLNVSTQGINTLRIRGWRLINSGRRQSFQEEFELPQECSMAGIRAKFEGGILTITIPKKTSMAAAAAAAVPPARDTRPKEHQEEDGGDRFRATPKRDGASATPHSKPKQYQEEDGGDKGSATPRRDDASTVKQEAVKPKQTDISKSSEATKKGPEKQAADSKREITESAGEAGKITVERKARAEGKGQPTESKFDEKKGQENSIAKPRNEENMVPKKEEEAKEAGEVTASGRGEKGKENPITSPRNEQNMVTKKEEKAKEAGEVTASGGHGGGEKGKKHSITRPRPEEKAVVRYEREEEKAKEAGEIRDGGSGFNLEKYAEAVKGFAKGGLKEETQLMVNMGAAVLVIVALGAYISFTYFGKPKN; encoded by the exons atggcATCGAGATTGTGGGATACAAGAACAAGAGATGCCGGAGAGGAAGGTTTCAAGCCCATACGGGAGTGGAAACAAGAAGAACAATTTCTTTTTCTAGTTGTTTATCTTCCCG GTTTCACGAGGGAACAGTTGAATGTATCGACGCAGGGAATCAACACACTGAGGATCAGAGGGTGGAGGCTGATTAATAGCGGCAGACGGCAAAGCTTCCAGGAGGAGTTTGAACTACCGCAAGAGTGTAGCATGGCTGGCATTCGGGCCAAATTTGAGGGTGGCATTCTTACCATCACCATTCCAAAGAAAACGAGcatggctgctgctgctgccgccGCTGTTCCACCTGCTCGAGATACCAGGCCGAAAGAGCATCAGGAGGAGGATGGCGGCGACAGATTCCGTGCAACTCCAAAGAGAGATGGAGCATCAGCCACCCCTCACAGCAAGCCAAAGCAGTATCAGGAGGAGGATGGAGGCGACAAAGGCAGTGCAACTCCTAGAAGAGATGATGCATCAACCGTGAAGCAAGAAGCGGTGAAGCCTAAACAAACAGATATCAGCAAGAGCTCTGAAGCAACGAAGAAGGGCCCAGAGAAACAAGCAGCAGATTCTAAGAGGGAGATAACTGAGTCGGCTGGGGAGGCTGGGAAAATTACTGTTGAGAGAAAAGCAAGGGCGGAAGGAAAAGGGCAGCCTACAGAATCCAAATTTGATGAGAAGAAGGGTCAAGAGAACTCAATTGCAAAGCCTAGGAATGAAGAAAACATGGTACCCAAGAAAGAAGAGGAGGCCAAGGAAGCCGGAGAAGTAACTGCCAGTGGCCGCGGGGAGAAAGGTAAAGAGAACCCAATTACAAGTCCTAGGAATGAACAAAACATGGTAAccaagaaagaagagaaggccAAGGAAGCTGGAGAAGTAACTGCCAGTGGCGGCCATGGTGGTGGGGAAAAAGGTAAAAAGCACTCAATTACTAGGCCTAGGCCTGAAGAAAAAGCAGTAGTCAGGtatgaaagagaagaagaaaaggccaaGGAAGCGGGAGAAATAAGAGATGGCGGCAGCGGttttaatttggaaaaatatgcAGAGGCAGTGAAGGGATTTGCAAAGGGAGGGCTTAAGGAAGAGACACAGCTGATGGTGAACATGGGAGCGGCTGTTCTAGTCATCGTGGCTCTCGGAGCCTACATCTCATTCACTTACTTCGGAAAACCTAaaaactag